The Polynucleobacter necessarius genome window below encodes:
- a CDS encoding YbgC/FadM family acyl-CoA thioesterase, producing the protein MTTQHNPNPSAFIYVHRVCYSDTDASGFVYHGRYLEIFERSRAEWLAKRGLSPTNLINEMNIVMPVRELTMNFYKPGRLNDILFIDQVVEKYGRTQVSVKQTAQRKIAGSEKLEVIASAVLHIVCVDTKSLRPKAWPDGIFSAK; encoded by the coding sequence ATGACTACTCAGCACAATCCAAATCCATCAGCCTTTATTTACGTCCATCGGGTTTGCTATTCGGACACGGATGCGTCAGGATTTGTGTATCACGGTCGCTACCTTGAAATTTTTGAACGCAGTCGTGCAGAGTGGCTGGCAAAACGCGGTCTCAGCCCTACCAATCTCATTAATGAGATGAATATTGTGATGCCCGTTCGAGAACTGACAATGAATTTTTATAAGCCGGGGCGTTTGAATGACATACTCTTCATTGATCAAGTCGTTGAGAAGTATGGTCGCACTCAGGTATCCGTTAAACAAACAGCCCAAAGAAAGATTGCAGGTAGCGAAAAGCTAGAGGTCATCGCCAGCGCGGTATTACACATTGTCTGTGTGGATACAAAGAGCCTTAGACCAAAAGCATGGCCTGATGGGATATTTTCTGCGAAATAA
- a CDS encoding GNAT family N-acetyltransferase, with the protein MHSQVTAIPFYEKLGFLAQGTISEEAGIPHRTMMLALPT; encoded by the coding sequence TTGCATTCGCAAGTAACTGCCATTCCTTTTTATGAAAAACTTGGCTTCCTGGCTCAAGGCACTATCTCTGAAGAAGCTGGTATTCCCCATCGTACAATGATGTTGGCATTACCAACATAA
- a CDS encoding TOBE domain-containing protein, giving the protein MNKAIAEGWTTNRTLIDSNEFYIVRPKNDPANIKSASSDADAYSKITKANANGKVVEPKMGQTTSHVKLDIGGGHIVTVSITNEAVDKLNLKVGDQAWAVMKASDVMMAQEA; this is encoded by the coding sequence GTGAATAAAGCGATTGCTGAAGGCTGGACTACTAACCGCACCTTAATTGACTCTAATGAATTTTATATTGTTAGGCCAAAAAATGATCCCGCAAATATTAAATCGGCCAGCAGTGATGCAGATGCTTACTCCAAAATAACCAAAGCAAACGCCAACGGCAAAGTTGTTGAACCCAAAATGGGTCAAACCACTTCTCACGTGAAGTTAGATATTGGCGGCGGCCATATCGTTACTGTCTCCATCACCAATGAGGCTGTTGATAAATTGAATCTAAAGGTGGGAGATCAAGCTTGGGCAGTCATGAAGGCTTCTGATGTGATGATGGCTCAAGAGGCTTAA
- a CDS encoding substrate-binding domain-containing protein yields the protein MLKEEGVNPSDINDYLHEEFTHSVAANAILAGKADVGGGVKNIAIEHGLGFVPLRDEIFFIAMSKEMAKQMESSKLICRIRSASGDTPGRLNRQIQEWL from the coding sequence TTGCTGAAGGAGGAAGGAGTTAATCCATCTGATATCAATGACTACCTTCATGAGGAATTTACTCACTCTGTTGCAGCTAATGCCATTCTTGCTGGCAAGGCAGATGTGGGTGGAGGGGTGAAAAACATTGCCATTGAACATGGTCTTGGTTTTGTGCCACTAAGAGACGAAATCTTCTTTATTGCCATGAGCAAAGAAATGGCGAAGCAAATGGAATCTTCCAAGCTAATCTGCAGGATTCGAAGTGCCTCAGGCGATACGCCAGGGAGGCTCAATAGGCAAATTCAGGAATGGCTCTAG
- a CDS encoding substrate-binding domain-containing protein yields MYTDPSGNFATQIMSGAPFNLFLAVDEQFPLELANNGKTIDDGVIYAIGKLAIITQSSSGIPLC; encoded by the coding sequence TTGTATACAGATCCCTCTGGAAACTTTGCTACTCAAATCATGAGTGGTGCGCCATTCAATTTATTTCTTGCGGTAGACGAACAATTTCCATTGGAGCTCGCTAACAATGGGAAGACCATCGATGATGGTGTGATTTATGCCATTGGTAAATTGGCAATCATTACTCAATCGTCTTCAGGCATTCCCTTGTGTTGA
- a CDS encoding substrate-binding domain-containing protein encodes MVERLCSVFTSRRLWDLAKDKLVYADNIGAAISYVVRGAADLGFTAYSFAKSSEVIKFTSFSLIDVRLYEPIKQRMVLIKGAPHGAVELYQFMWGAQAKAILQRYGYVPPNFLLR; translated from the coding sequence ATGGTAGAGCGGCTGTGTTCAGTATTTACAAGCAGAAGGTTGTGGGATCTAGCTAAGGATAAGTTGGTTTACGCAGATAATATAGGGGCAGCTATAAGTTATGTGGTTAGGGGTGCCGCTGATCTAGGTTTTACAGCTTATTCATTTGCCAAGTCTTCAGAAGTAATCAAATTTACGAGTTTTTCATTAATTGATGTGAGGTTGTATGAGCCCATTAAACAACGGATGGTTCTTATCAAGGGTGCGCCTCATGGAGCAGTCGAACTTTATCAATTTATGTGGGGCGCACAGGCAAAAGCCATTTTGCAAAGATATGGCTATGTACCCCCCAATTTCTTACTCAGATAA
- a CDS encoding FeoA family protein — protein MNLDQVEVGNLYRVKVVDISKSAPQIKGQLEDIGFLPGEQVSVLRKGLLGKGPYMVRVGASTFALRQPEASMILVEACSHV, from the coding sequence ATGAATTTAGATCAAGTCGAGGTGGGTAATCTTTATCGCGTGAAAGTGGTAGATATATCTAAGAGCGCCCCCCAGATTAAGGGGCAGCTTGAGGACATCGGCTTTTTGCCTGGTGAGCAAGTTTCTGTTCTACGCAAAGGTTTGCTTGGTAAGGGACCCTATATGGTTCGTGTCGGCGCCTCAACTTTTGCATTGCGTCAGCCTGAGGCAAGCATGATTTTGGTTGAGGCTTGCTCTCATGTCTGA
- the feoB gene encoding ferrous iron transporter B, with product MSESTLHFFPNEPLVALLGNPNCGKTALFNLLTDSRQKVANYSGVTVERKEGRLILESGKHIRVLDLPGAYSLYPRSLDERVTCNLLLGRADGEKQPDLVICVLSAMNLRRNLRLVLAAKRLGLPCLVVLNMLDIAKRQGLQIDTAALSGELGLPVLTSVGIQSNGADDIKHFLSELDWRHLYDMSSHQESADFESVIAHIEHTESDNVQVQRILQNLRLDRIIPDDLSDRLDTVLLHPVFGPIILVALLFCIFQAVFSWATVPMDLIKAAVEYLGSQVSQVLPHGWVRSLLIEGILAGLGGVIIFLPQILILFFFIFLLEESGYLPRAAYLLDRIMGSVGLSGRSFIPLLSSFACAIPGIMATRSISNARDRMVTILIAPMMTCSARLPVYALLISAFIPEQKVWAGIDLQGLVLFLLYLSGIVGAMAVAWILKRFTSEQFRINALMMELPSYHRPRLGNLAISLWQRAEIFLRRVGGIILVMTIGLWVLSNFPFPPVNATGSPIQYSFAGLLGQALAYVFSPIGFNWEISIALVPGMAAREVVVSSLATVYALSSSRADATDALIPLISSGWSLATALSLLAWFVFAPQCLSTIAAVKRETGGWKIPMMMLGNLFGLAYLAAFITYQIASALGLA from the coding sequence ATGTCTGAATCTACACTGCATTTTTTCCCGAACGAACCACTCGTAGCATTATTGGGCAATCCTAATTGCGGCAAAACTGCGCTATTTAATTTGCTGACCGATAGTCGTCAAAAAGTGGCCAACTATTCTGGCGTTACGGTTGAGCGCAAAGAAGGTCGATTGATCTTGGAGTCAGGTAAACACATCCGTGTATTGGATTTACCTGGGGCTTACAGCCTTTATCCGAGATCACTGGATGAGCGAGTAACTTGCAATCTATTGCTTGGTAGGGCAGATGGCGAGAAGCAGCCCGACTTAGTGATCTGTGTTTTAAGTGCCATGAATTTGCGTCGTAACTTGCGCTTAGTATTGGCGGCTAAGCGTTTAGGATTGCCCTGTTTAGTGGTTCTGAATATGCTGGATATTGCGAAGCGCCAGGGCTTGCAGATCGATACAGCTGCGCTTTCCGGTGAGTTGGGTTTACCAGTGCTGACAAGTGTTGGTATTCAGTCAAATGGAGCAGACGACATTAAGCATTTTTTATCAGAGCTTGATTGGCGTCATTTGTATGACATGTCGTCTCATCAAGAAAGCGCCGATTTTGAGAGTGTTATCGCGCATATCGAGCATACTGAATCAGATAATGTTCAAGTGCAACGTATTCTGCAAAACCTAAGGCTTGATCGCATCATTCCCGACGATCTCAGTGATCGATTAGACACCGTATTACTTCATCCAGTATTTGGCCCCATTATCTTGGTGGCGCTACTTTTTTGCATTTTCCAGGCTGTCTTTAGTTGGGCAACTGTACCAATGGATTTAATTAAAGCTGCGGTGGAATATCTTGGGAGTCAGGTGTCCCAGGTATTACCACATGGTTGGGTACGAAGCTTATTGATTGAGGGAATTTTAGCGGGCCTTGGGGGGGTTATCATTTTTTTGCCGCAAATTTTGATCCTGTTCTTTTTTATCTTTTTGCTTGAGGAGTCCGGTTATCTTCCAAGAGCTGCTTATTTGCTTGATAGGATCATGGGGTCCGTTGGCCTCTCTGGGAGATCTTTTATTCCCTTGCTTTCCAGCTTTGCCTGTGCAATTCCGGGGATTATGGCAACCAGAAGCATCTCGAATGCACGTGATCGTATGGTGACGATCCTCATTGCGCCGATGATGACCTGCTCAGCGCGATTGCCTGTATATGCCTTATTGATCTCAGCCTTTATCCCTGAGCAAAAGGTGTGGGCTGGTATCGATTTACAGGGTTTGGTTTTGTTTTTGCTTTATCTATCAGGTATTGTTGGGGCGATGGCAGTTGCCTGGATTTTGAAGCGATTTACAAGTGAGCAATTTAGGATAAATGCACTCATGATGGAACTGCCAAGCTATCATCGTCCTCGTCTAGGCAATTTAGCAATCAGTTTGTGGCAACGTGCAGAAATATTCCTTCGTCGTGTAGGCGGAATAATTTTAGTAATGACCATTGGTTTGTGGGTTTTATCTAATTTTCCGTTTCCACCTGTGAATGCAACGGGTTCTCCTATTCAATATAGTTTTGCAGGACTGTTAGGTCAGGCTCTGGCCTATGTTTTTTCCCCGATTGGGTTTAATTGGGAAATCAGTATTGCTCTGGTTCCTGGCATGGCAGCGCGCGAGGTTGTAGTAAGCTCATTAGCAACGGTTTATGCGCTATCGAGTTCGCGCGCAGACGCGACTGATGCCCTGATTCCTCTGATATCCAGTGGTTGGTCATTGGCTACCGCACTATCTTTGCTTGCTTGGTTTGTTTTTGCACCTCAGTGCCTATCTACTATTGCGGCCGTTAAACGCGAAACAGGGGGCTGGAAGATTCCAATGATGATGCTTGGCAATCTATTCGGGCTTGCCTATCTTGCTGCATTTATTACCTATCAGATTGCTAGCGCTCTTGGTCTAGCCTAA
- a CDS encoding disulfide bond formation protein B, whose protein sequence is MSRHSFPSLAAPSNRLALLAGVGMLAYAFVDQLYFGELPCPLCLKQRVGFVLIAFVLVLHIRCGAHSARYGWGIIGGLVGMMVSLRQVFLHILPGNKGFGTTFLELHFYTWALCGLYRPAHWYGDLVDAS, encoded by the coding sequence GTGAGCAGACATTCGTTTCCATCTTTGGCGGCACCGAGCAATCGGCTTGCGTTGTTGGCGGGTGTTGGTATGCTGGCTTATGCATTTGTAGATCAACTATATTTTGGTGAACTACCTTGCCCGTTATGTTTAAAGCAACGCGTCGGATTTGTTTTGATTGCATTTGTATTAGTACTTCATATCCGATGTGGCGCTCATTCTGCTCGCTATGGTTGGGGGATTATTGGTGGCTTAGTAGGAATGATGGTTTCCCTGCGCCAAGTGTTTCTGCATATCCTTCCTGGTAATAAAGGGTTTGGCACAACTTTTTTAGAATTGCATTTTTATACCTGGGCTTTATGTGGGTTATACAGGCCTGCTCATTGGTATGGCGATCTTGTTGATGCTTCCTAA
- a CDS encoding DUF1425 domain-containing protein, with protein MKKYLVILMASLALAACSSISWMKEMTIRMGDTDSIQITDMRSLVRNGVLTVQVTIQNNSKSNLVSYHFKWIGANGMAVTDEESWKPVTIGKGQSTIIMGIVPLHQMRQMSVLS; from the coding sequence ATGAAAAAATACCTCGTAATCCTCATGGCATCGCTTGCATTAGCGGCGTGTAGTTCGATTTCATGGATGAAAGAGATGACCATTCGAATGGGCGACACTGATAGCATTCAAATTACTGATATGCGCAGTTTAGTGCGCAATGGCGTATTAACAGTACAAGTTACTATTCAAAATAATAGTAAATCCAATCTCGTGTCTTATCACTTCAAGTGGATTGGAGCCAATGGTATGGCCGTAACTGATGAAGAGTCTTGGAAGCCTGTGACCATAGGCAAAGGTCAGTCCACCATTATTATGGGAATTGTGCCCCTACACCAGATGCGACAGATGTCCGTTTTGAGTTAA
- a CDS encoding MATE family efflux transporter — protein sequence MLHFKWSRLREDIPSLLKLAGPLLVGQLAVIAFGVLDTAMTARYSADDLTALAMASAIFISIYVGLTGVVSALAPIAGPLFGAKRFSEIGEEVRQATWLVVGLTILGCLILLNADHLLAIAKMNSVIEDKAKLYLNILAIGLPANMAMRVLMALHNAVSRPTVITVVQIIGLALKLPLNLLFIYGGLGIEGMGGPGCAVATVIINWLWLLMTLGFVLFDRFYRPFKIFSHFSLPDWHRIWTLLKLGTPIGFSYLIEVTSFTFMSLFIARLGTTALAGHQIVANMGTVIYMVPLSLSIATMTLVSQSIGANKPERAEEIGWSSVFFTTALCITIGIAVWIFRVQLLDLYDPPEEVKAFSIPLFLFIAFYQVFDALQVAAAFILRAYRIAFWPMVIYAGSLWGVGLGGGYLLGFNVLGNTPTFLQGANGFWASNSLSLALAACFLLYLFRRVAEHYESTHPPIEA from the coding sequence GTGCTGCACTTTAAGTGGTCGCGACTGCGCGAGGATATTCCCTCCTTATTAAAACTTGCTGGTCCTTTATTAGTTGGTCAATTAGCGGTAATTGCTTTTGGTGTACTCGATACAGCTATGACAGCTCGTTACTCTGCCGATGATTTAACTGCACTAGCAATGGCATCAGCGATCTTTATCAGTATTTACGTTGGCTTAACTGGCGTAGTTTCAGCCCTCGCACCTATTGCGGGACCACTCTTCGGCGCCAAACGCTTTTCAGAAATTGGTGAAGAGGTACGTCAAGCAACCTGGCTAGTCGTCGGCCTAACGATTTTGGGCTGCCTCATTTTGCTTAACGCGGATCACTTATTAGCTATTGCAAAAATGAATTCAGTCATTGAGGACAAAGCAAAGCTATACCTCAATATTTTAGCAATTGGCTTACCTGCTAACATGGCAATGCGCGTCCTCATGGCATTACACAATGCCGTTTCACGCCCGACCGTAATTACAGTTGTGCAGATTATTGGTCTCGCCCTGAAATTACCCCTCAATCTGCTCTTTATTTATGGCGGCTTAGGAATAGAAGGCATGGGTGGACCTGGTTGTGCAGTAGCAACCGTCATCATTAACTGGCTATGGCTACTCATGACTTTAGGCTTTGTTCTGTTCGATCGCTTTTATAGGCCATTTAAGATCTTTTCGCATTTTAGTCTACCAGACTGGCATCGCATCTGGACCCTATTAAAACTGGGCACGCCAATTGGCTTTAGCTACTTAATTGAAGTGACCTCCTTTACCTTCATGTCCCTATTTATTGCTCGCCTCGGAACAACCGCCTTAGCCGGTCACCAAATTGTGGCCAATATGGGGACCGTCATTTATATGGTGCCCTTGTCACTTTCGATTGCGACGATGACGCTGGTATCCCAATCGATTGGCGCTAATAAGCCCGAGCGTGCCGAAGAGATTGGTTGGTCCTCGGTATTTTTTACTACAGCGCTTTGCATCACGATTGGCATTGCTGTCTGGATCTTTAGAGTGCAATTGCTAGACTTGTATGACCCACCTGAGGAAGTCAAAGCGTTTTCTATTCCCCTCTTTCTTTTTATCGCGTTTTACCAAGTATTCGATGCACTGCAGGTAGCTGCAGCATTTATTTTGCGCGCGTACCGCATCGCATTTTGGCCAATGGTTATCTACGCAGGCTCACTGTGGGGCGTAGGACTTGGTGGTGGCTACCTATTGGGATTCAATGTACTAGGCAATACACCCACATTCCTGCAAGGCGCCAATGGATTCTGGGCTAGCAATAGCCTTAGCCTAGCCTTAGCTGCGTGCTTTTTGCTTTATCTATTTAGAAGAGTGGCGGAGCACTATGAAAGCACGCATCCGCCTATAGAGGCGTAA
- a CDS encoding ArnT family glycosyltransferase: MVKLTAAATKSIPRIIIFALTLVYGFAGLFFRDPWKNEDAIGFGGMWTLFRGNSLDWVVPHLAGRDISLGTPLPYWMGATLIEWFGPLIGAANAARLYSAICFFSAALAIWYATYLLGHRREVQPMALAVGGQPDLKSYGMTLADGALLIFLACVGFAQRAHETTPMMMQLMGISIVLYGTVRDLDKPWQGGLWTGLGIAIVALSSNLTLSLIVVTSTIIAVITSNAKLRFRWTLTSTILGLIGFALWPLIWYLTDLPPYWRHIAEEGWRSMPEMRATPSIESLGFLSVNFWAYTWPIWPLAIVSLAHWGRTKESGALRAPHLAIPLSLFIGCLIYVLFRLEANEHDLMILIPSLSIIAAFSLPILKRSVISFIDWFAMFSFTLIALAIWIIWLAKVTGYPESTAANIARLLPGFESQFNVLAFIVALVITGLWLAVVRWRTSRAPKEIWRCLIISASGTTLMWVLLMTLWLPTINYAKTYHHVSARLVKVIPSGGGCIDTSNLGSAQLASFEYFSKLNLRDDPHCRWMLTHSQSEAKAYAKLNNKKLTLLWEDRRPADRDERLRLYEVIPE, encoded by the coding sequence ATGGTCAAACTAACCGCCGCCGCCACTAAATCGATTCCGCGCATCATTATTTTTGCGTTGACCTTGGTTTATGGTTTTGCTGGCCTCTTCTTTCGGGATCCCTGGAAAAATGAAGATGCGATTGGTTTTGGTGGCATGTGGACATTGTTTCGTGGCAACTCTCTTGATTGGGTTGTACCTCACTTAGCAGGCCGTGATATCTCGTTGGGCACGCCTCTCCCCTATTGGATGGGCGCCACCCTGATTGAATGGTTTGGCCCCTTGATTGGTGCCGCCAATGCAGCACGTTTGTATTCTGCAATTTGCTTTTTCTCAGCTGCTCTTGCAATTTGGTATGCGACCTATTTGCTAGGTCATCGTCGTGAAGTGCAACCAATGGCATTAGCAGTTGGTGGTCAGCCAGATTTAAAGAGTTACGGCATGACGTTGGCTGATGGTGCGCTCCTGATCTTCTTGGCATGCGTTGGGTTTGCACAACGCGCACACGAAACTACTCCGATGATGATGCAACTCATGGGCATTAGTATTGTGTTGTATGGAACCGTACGTGACTTAGACAAACCATGGCAAGGTGGCCTGTGGACTGGTCTTGGTATTGCAATCGTCGCCCTGTCTAGCAATCTCACCTTGAGCCTGATTGTTGTGACATCCACCATCATTGCAGTGATTACGAGTAATGCCAAATTGCGTTTTCGCTGGACACTAACCAGCACCATCTTGGGATTAATAGGCTTTGCGCTTTGGCCACTGATTTGGTATTTGACTGATTTACCTCCTTACTGGCGCCATATCGCGGAAGAAGGCTGGCGCAGCATGCCAGAAATGCGTGCCACCCCCTCTATTGAGTCCTTAGGCTTTTTGAGTGTGAACTTTTGGGCTTACACTTGGCCTATTTGGCCGCTAGCTATTGTGTCACTCGCCCATTGGGGTCGCACAAAAGAATCCGGCGCATTGCGTGCACCTCATCTTGCTATTCCGCTGAGCCTATTTATCGGATGCTTAATTTATGTACTGTTTAGGCTCGAGGCTAACGAACATGATTTAATGATTTTGATTCCTAGCCTTTCTATTATTGCTGCATTTAGTTTGCCGATTTTAAAGCGCAGCGTTATCAGCTTTATTGATTGGTTTGCGATGTTTAGCTTCACTCTCATCGCGCTTGCTATTTGGATTATTTGGCTTGCAAAAGTTACCGGTTATCCGGAGTCAACCGCGGCCAACATCGCTCGCCTACTTCCGGGATTTGAAAGCCAATTTAACGTACTGGCATTTATCGTAGCACTTGTCATTACTGGATTATGGCTAGCAGTTGTACGTTGGAGAACGTCACGGGCCCCCAAAGAAATCTGGCGCTGTCTCATTATTTCAGCCTCAGGCACAACATTGATGTGGGTATTACTCATGACCCTTTGGTTACCCACTATCAACTATGCGAAAACCTATCATCATGTATCTGCGCGCCTAGTAAAGGTAATCCCCTCGGGAGGTGGCTGTATCGATACTAGTAATTTAGGCTCTGCACAGCTAGCCTCATTTGAATATTTCTCTAAGCTGAATTTACGTGATGATCCACATTGCCGGTGGATGCTCACCCACAGCCAATCAGAGGCAAAAGCGTACGCAAAACTGAATAATAAAAAGCTCACCCTTCTATGGGAAGATCGTCGCCCGGCTGACCGCGATGAACGTTTACGTCTCTACGAAGTTATCCCAGAATAA
- a CDS encoding type B 50S ribosomal protein L31 translates to MKPGIHPEYREIVFVDVSNNFSFKTRSTMSTKETIKWDDGNEYPLAKIETSSESHPFYTGTQKIMDTAGRVEKFHQKFGTKAIAKASGDGAAKTAEKKAAAAAAAAKKKA, encoded by the coding sequence ATGAAACCTGGCATTCACCCCGAATATCGTGAAATCGTCTTCGTAGACGTTTCCAATAATTTCAGCTTTAAGACTCGCTCCACAATGTCTACTAAAGAGACGATCAAGTGGGATGATGGCAATGAATATCCATTAGCCAAGATCGAGACTTCATCTGAATCACATCCTTTCTACACAGGCACCCAAAAGATTATGGATACTGCCGGTCGTGTTGAGAAATTCCATCAGAAGTTTGGCACCAAAGCTATTGCTAAGGCTTCTGGTGATGGCGCTGCCAAAACAGCTGAGAAAAAAGCTGCTGCTGCAGCAGCAGCAGCCAAGAAAAAGGCTTAA
- the rho gene encoding transcription termination factor Rho — translation MQLTELKGLHVSALLEMAVSLEIENTQRMRKQELMFAILKKRAKAGETVYGDGTLEVLPDSFGFLRSPEASYMASPDDIYISQAQIRRFNLHTGDSVEGEVRTPKDGERYFALVKVDKINGLAPEALKNRIMFENLTPLHPNRVIGLERDIKAEENLTGRIIDMISPIGYGQRGLIVASPKSGKTVMMQHIAHAISANNPDAILIVLLVDERPEEVTEMQRSVRGEVVASTFDEPAVRHVQVAEMVIEKAKRLVEMSKDVIILLDSITRLARAYNTVVPSSGKVLSGGVDANALQRPKRFFGAARNIEEGGSLTIIATALIETGSRMDDLIYEEFKGTGNMEVHLERRLAERRVYPSINLNKSGTRREELLVKAENLQKIWVLRKLLADMDDIEAMNFIVDKLKSTKNNGEFFDLMRRGG, via the coding sequence ATGCAATTAACTGAACTCAAAGGCCTCCACGTATCCGCTCTGCTCGAAATGGCAGTTAGCTTGGAGATTGAAAACACCCAACGGATGCGCAAACAAGAATTGATGTTTGCGATTCTAAAAAAACGCGCTAAGGCTGGTGAAACCGTTTATGGTGACGGCACCTTAGAAGTATTGCCTGATAGCTTTGGATTCTTGCGCTCTCCGGAAGCTTCTTACATGGCTTCTCCAGACGATATTTATATTTCTCAAGCACAGATTCGTCGCTTTAACTTACACACCGGTGACAGCGTTGAAGGTGAAGTCAGAACCCCTAAAGATGGTGAGCGATATTTTGCTTTGGTCAAGGTAGATAAGATCAACGGCTTAGCCCCTGAAGCCCTAAAGAATCGCATCATGTTCGAGAACTTAACGCCTTTGCATCCTAATCGGGTGATTGGCTTAGAGCGTGATATCAAAGCTGAAGAGAACCTCACCGGTCGAATCATCGACATGATCTCTCCTATTGGTTACGGTCAACGCGGCTTAATTGTGGCATCACCGAAGTCCGGTAAGACAGTGATGATGCAGCACATAGCGCATGCAATTTCTGCCAACAATCCTGATGCCATTCTGATTGTCTTGCTTGTAGATGAGCGCCCTGAGGAAGTCACTGAAATGCAACGCTCGGTACGCGGTGAAGTGGTAGCGTCTACTTTTGATGAGCCAGCAGTACGCCACGTGCAGGTTGCTGAGATGGTGATTGAAAAAGCTAAACGTTTAGTAGAGATGAGTAAAGATGTGATCATCTTGCTAGACTCAATCACTCGTCTTGCTCGCGCATACAACACCGTCGTCCCTTCTTCAGGCAAAGTACTTTCAGGTGGTGTGGATGCGAATGCTTTGCAGCGCCCAAAACGCTTTTTCGGCGCAGCCCGCAATATTGAAGAAGGCGGCTCGCTCACCATCATTGCTACCGCCCTGATTGAAACCGGTAGTCGTATGGATGACCTCATCTATGAAGAGTTCAAAGGTACCGGCAATATGGAAGTCCATCTTGAGCGTCGTTTGGCTGAGCGTCGTGTTTATCCTTCGATTAACCTCAATAAGTCTGGCACTCGTCGCGAAGAGCTCTTGGTTAAAGCTGAGAACCTACAAAAGATCTGGGTATTGCGTAAATTGCTGGCCGATATGGACGATATCGAGGCGATGAACTTTATTGTCGATAAGCTCAAATCCACCAAAAATAATGGTGAATTCTTCGACCTAATGCGTCGCGGCGGATAA
- the trxA gene encoding thioredoxin TrxA yields the protein MSAGIKYVTDASFEQDVLKSDKPVLLDFWAEWCGPCKMIGPILEELAGEYGDKIQIAKMNVDENQGVPAQFNIRGIPTLILFKNGTVAAQKVGALAKSQLTAFLDSHL from the coding sequence ATGAGTGCCGGCATTAAGTATGTAACTGACGCTTCTTTCGAACAAGACGTCCTCAAGTCCGATAAACCTGTTCTGCTCGACTTCTGGGCTGAGTGGTGTGGTCCTTGCAAGATGATTGGACCAATCCTGGAAGAGCTCGCTGGTGAGTATGGCGACAAGATCCAGATTGCAAAAATGAATGTGGATGAGAACCAAGGCGTTCCTGCCCAATTCAATATCCGCGGCATTCCAACATTGATCCTCTTTAAAAATGGCACTGTAGCTGCTCAAAAAGTAGGCGCTCTGGCTAAATCTCAGCTGACCGCTTTTCTTGATAGTCATCTGTAA